From Streptomyces sp. GSL17-111, one genomic window encodes:
- the pgm gene encoding phosphoglucomutase (alpha-D-glucose-1,6-bisphosphate-dependent) — MPDEHAGRPARPEDLIDVARLVTAYYAVRPDPADPAQRVTFGTSGHRGSALTGSFNEDHIAATSQAICEYRARQGTDGPLFLAADTHALSEPARATAAEVFAANEVTLLVDEADGYTPTPALSHAVLTHNRGRASGRADGVVVTPSHNPPSDGGFKYNPPHGGPAGSQATGWIQERANEIVAGGLKEVRRLPLARALAAPTTGRYDFLGSYVRDLPSVLDLDAVRAAGVRIGADPLGGASVAYWGRIAEEHRLDLTVVNPHTDPTWRFMTLDWDGRIRMDCSSPYAMASLIEARDAYQIATGNDADADRHGIVTPDAGLMNPNHYLAAAIAYLFRHREGWPAGAGVGKTLVSSGMIDRVAADLGRELVEVPVGFKWFVDGLASGTLGFGGEESAGASFLRRDGSVWTTDKDGIVLALLAAEMLAVTGRTPSEQYAHLTERFGAPAYARVDAPATREQKAALGRLSPGQVTADTLAGDAITSVLTHAPGNDAPLGGIKVCTADSWFAARPSGTEDVYKVYAESFRGPEHLAHVQDEARALVTRALTTT; from the coding sequence ATGCCCGACGAGCACGCCGGACGGCCGGCCCGGCCCGAGGACCTGATCGACGTCGCCCGGCTCGTGACCGCCTACTACGCCGTGCGCCCCGACCCGGCCGACCCGGCGCAACGCGTCACCTTCGGCACCTCCGGGCACCGGGGGTCCGCCCTTACCGGCTCGTTCAACGAGGACCACATCGCCGCCACCAGCCAGGCCATCTGCGAGTACCGGGCCCGGCAGGGCACCGACGGGCCGCTGTTCCTGGCCGCCGACACGCACGCCCTGTCCGAACCGGCCCGGGCGACGGCGGCCGAGGTGTTCGCCGCCAACGAGGTGACGCTGCTGGTCGACGAGGCCGACGGGTACACCCCCACCCCGGCGCTCTCGCACGCCGTCCTGACCCACAACCGCGGCCGCGCCTCCGGGCGGGCGGACGGGGTCGTCGTCACCCCCTCGCACAACCCGCCCTCGGACGGCGGGTTCAAGTACAACCCGCCGCACGGCGGACCCGCCGGATCGCAGGCCACCGGCTGGATCCAGGAGCGGGCGAACGAGATCGTCGCGGGCGGGCTGAAGGAGGTGCGGCGGCTGCCCCTGGCCCGCGCGCTGGCCGCGCCGACCACCGGCCGGTACGACTTCCTCGGCTCCTACGTGCGCGACCTGCCCTCCGTCCTCGACCTGGACGCCGTCCGCGCAGCGGGCGTGCGGATCGGCGCCGACCCGCTCGGCGGCGCCTCGGTCGCCTACTGGGGCCGCATCGCGGAGGAACACCGGCTCGACCTCACCGTCGTCAACCCGCACACCGACCCCACCTGGCGCTTCATGACGCTGGACTGGGACGGGAGGATCCGCATGGACTGCTCCTCCCCCTACGCCATGGCCTCCCTGATCGAGGCGCGCGACGCGTACCAGATCGCCACCGGCAACGACGCGGACGCCGACCGGCACGGCATCGTCACCCCCGACGCCGGCCTGATGAACCCGAACCACTACCTGGCCGCCGCCATCGCCTACCTCTTCCGGCACCGCGAGGGCTGGCCCGCGGGGGCGGGCGTCGGCAAGACGCTGGTGTCCTCCGGGATGATCGACCGGGTCGCGGCGGACCTCGGCCGGGAGCTGGTCGAAGTCCCCGTCGGCTTCAAGTGGTTCGTGGACGGCCTGGCCTCCGGCACGCTCGGCTTCGGCGGCGAGGAGTCGGCTGGTGCCTCGTTCCTGCGCCGCGACGGCTCGGTGTGGACGACCGACAAGGACGGCATCGTCCTGGCCCTGCTGGCCGCCGAGATGCTGGCCGTCACCGGACGCACGCCCAGCGAGCAGTACGCCCACCTCACCGAGCGCTTCGGCGCACCGGCCTACGCGCGCGTCGACGCCCCCGCGACCCGCGAGCAGAAGGCGGCCCTCGGCCGCCTCTCCCCCGGCCAGGTCACCGCCGACACCCTCGCGGGCGACGCGATCACCTCCGTCCTCACCCACGCGCCCGGCAACGACGCGCCGCTGGGCGGCATCAAGGTGTGTACCGCCGACTCCTGGTTCGCCGCCCGGCCCTCGGGCACCGAGGACGTCTACAAGGTGTACGCGGAGTCCTTCCGCGGCCCCGAGCACCTGGCCCACGTCCAGGACGAGGCCCGCGCCCTCGTCACCCGCGCCCTGACCACCACCTGA
- a CDS encoding M64 family metallopeptidase, with amino-acid sequence MRRRRPVLLSLTALATVFGCGLAALPATPATAGPPPRTEWREVFSPDGSITRVEIPRQAEQAPSARDRDAAAAAEVVPIQQTGLSDRRFDMVIVGDGYTAAESATLRRHAEEKWAEIAETAPWDRHRDGVNVWLVNVVSAESGVDHDPQRGVYRDTALDMHFFCGGIERLLCLNEAKAQSYAAQAPDADAILAVGNTTKYGGAGYPSLATVAGGNDQAGRIAIHELGHSVGGLADEYWTPGTTYSGGEPAAPNVTTDPTGAKWAAYQGRSTPDGGVIGAFEGGHQYENGIYRPSQDSLMRNINKPFNLVGLDVMDRAISAEISDGPGTACTGHETTRTGDLTAGGSAYQPDGSSFHAAAGTHRACLDAPDGARFTLALLHWDGRAWRTVATGDDGGSLQHTGPRGYYTYRLHAASGSGAYTLGYDTP; translated from the coding sequence ATGCGCCGACGACGTCCCGTGCTCCTGTCCCTGACCGCCCTCGCCACCGTGTTCGGCTGCGGGCTCGCGGCCCTGCCCGCCACCCCGGCGACCGCCGGACCGCCGCCCCGCACGGAGTGGCGGGAGGTCTTCTCCCCCGACGGCTCGATCACCCGCGTCGAGATACCCCGGCAGGCCGAGCAGGCGCCGAGCGCCCGGGACCGGGACGCCGCGGCCGCCGCCGAGGTGGTGCCCATCCAGCAGACGGGCCTCTCCGACCGCCGGTTCGACATGGTGATCGTCGGCGACGGCTACACCGCCGCCGAGTCGGCGACCCTGCGGCGCCACGCGGAGGAGAAGTGGGCCGAGATCGCCGAGACCGCCCCCTGGGACCGGCACCGCGACGGGGTCAACGTCTGGCTGGTGAACGTCGTCTCCGCCGAGTCGGGCGTCGACCACGACCCGCAGCGCGGCGTCTACCGGGACACCGCGCTCGACATGCACTTCTTCTGCGGCGGCATCGAGCGGCTGCTGTGCCTGAACGAGGCCAAGGCCCAGTCCTACGCCGCCCAGGCCCCCGACGCCGACGCCATCCTCGCCGTCGGCAACACCACCAAGTACGGCGGCGCGGGCTACCCCAGCCTGGCCACCGTCGCGGGCGGCAACGACCAGGCCGGGCGCATCGCCATCCACGAACTGGGCCACTCCGTCGGCGGGCTGGCCGACGAGTACTGGACGCCCGGCACCACCTACAGCGGAGGTGAGCCCGCAGCCCCCAACGTCACCACGGACCCGACCGGCGCCAAGTGGGCCGCCTATCAGGGGCGTTCCACCCCGGACGGTGGCGTGATCGGCGCCTTCGAGGGCGGCCACCAGTACGAGAACGGCATCTACCGGCCGTCGCAGGACTCGCTGATGCGCAACATCAACAAGCCCTTCAACCTCGTCGGCCTCGACGTCATGGACCGCGCCATCAGCGCCGAGATCAGCGACGGCCCCGGCACGGCCTGCACCGGGCACGAGACCACCCGCACCGGCGACCTCACCGCCGGGGGCTCGGCCTACCAGCCCGACGGCAGCTCCTTCCACGCCGCCGCCGGCACCCACCGCGCCTGCCTGGACGCCCCTGACGGCGCCCGCTTCACCCTCGCCCTCCTGCACTGGGACGGCCGGGCCTGGCGGACGGTCGCCACCGGCGACGACGGCGGCAGCCTCCAGCACACCGGCCCCCGGGGCTACTACACCTACCGGCTCCACGCCGCCTCCGGATCGGGCGCCTACACCCTCGGCTACGACACTCCCTGA
- a CDS encoding aspartyl/asparaginyl beta-hydroxylase domain-containing protein, with product MDGDGLTPSAQTDWRCLALRAPGGDPDRTDPGGPGVEGFADTPWAAHAPYLTEVLAALPAELRSARLMSLAPGVTVPEHRDTPTGLPYGFVRVHVPIRTNPGAVLTIDGVEHRWQPGTLWYGDFSRPHSVSNTGDRARIHLVVDCLVSPELLALFPEAFRRRVPVSEVAYSRPEVPLHAFELADFRCEVPVPPFALRLDDQAGESTEPDLPARVIDDAGTLVLQVADGPGIALVHVGGGEFRFQGWTEERGVRLDLFGDSPRAVFFTRCGRRRRHVTRKAALARS from the coding sequence GTGGACGGGGACGGGTTGACGCCGTCCGCGCAGACCGACTGGCGTTGCCTGGCCCTGCGCGCCCCCGGCGGGGACCCCGACCGCACCGACCCGGGCGGTCCCGGTGTCGAGGGGTTCGCCGACACCCCGTGGGCCGCGCACGCGCCGTACCTGACCGAGGTCCTCGCGGCGCTGCCCGCCGAACTGCGCAGCGCCCGTCTGATGTCCCTGGCTCCGGGCGTGACCGTGCCCGAGCACCGCGACACCCCGACCGGGCTGCCGTACGGATTCGTCCGGGTGCACGTGCCGATCCGCACGAACCCGGGCGCCGTCCTGACGATCGACGGCGTGGAGCACCGCTGGCAGCCCGGAACGCTGTGGTACGGGGACTTCAGCCGCCCGCACAGCGTGTCCAACACGGGGGACCGGGCACGGATCCACCTGGTGGTCGACTGCCTGGTCAGCCCGGAACTGCTCGCCCTGTTCCCCGAGGCGTTCCGCAGACGCGTCCCCGTGAGCGAGGTCGCTTACAGCCGCCCCGAGGTGCCGCTGCACGCCTTCGAACTCGCCGACTTCCGCTGTGAGGTCCCGGTCCCTCCCTTCGCGCTGCGCCTGGACGACCAGGCCGGCGAGTCGACCGAACCGGACCTGCCCGCACGCGTGATCGACGACGCGGGGACGCTCGTCCTCCAGGTCGCCGACGGCCCCGGCATCGCCCTGGTGCACGTCGGAGGCGGAGAGTTCCGCTTCCAGGGGTGGACCGAGGAGCGCGGCGTCCGGCTGGACCTCTTCGGCGACTCCCCGCGCGCCGTCTTCTTCACGCGCTGCGGACGCCGCAGACGGCACGTCACCCGCAAGGCCGCGCTCGCACGCTCCTGA